From one Flavobacteriales bacterium genomic stretch:
- a CDS encoding M28 family peptidase has product MRLNHLTLIIGLISCAAHARGQADSIMHHFAAAIDQRELRMHLEVLASDSFMGRDTGKEGQKMAAAYLRDRFRGFGVPPLSCVGVEKGFYQPYELIESSRGSISLRSARSVLSWPGELLYFSEELESDLVADQLIGMKPGRTVELATNPRAVVVLDARDSDEGLAGMRGARAGLEAVNKAGYQAALVVVREDTKELLSGFVHAGATSMRLLYADEEKDGNGSSMQVCYLTEEGLQRLVGRRGAAKLLKRQHGNALTAAISFKRDRHEARIQAENVLAYIEGSEMKDELIVITAHYDHIGVEDGIVFNGADDDGSGTVALIEIAQAFMLAKAAGHGPKRSVLVMPVSGEERGLLGSRYYSDHPVFPLEQTVANLNIDMIGRVDSAHAASGPYVYIIGSDKLSTELHRENELANGDRLELDYTFNAADDPNRFYYRSDHYNFARKGIPCIFYFSGVHEDYHRPGDDVEKIRFDLLESRARLVFCTAWRLANRVQRIRVDKP; this is encoded by the coding sequence ATGAGGCTGAATCATTTGACGCTGATTATCGGCCTGATCAGCTGCGCTGCGCATGCACGCGGGCAAGCTGATTCGATAATGCACCATTTCGCCGCGGCAATCGATCAGCGCGAGCTACGGATGCACCTGGAAGTACTCGCCTCCGATTCCTTCATGGGAAGGGACACCGGCAAGGAAGGGCAAAAGATGGCAGCGGCTTACCTCCGTGATAGGTTCAGGGGCTTCGGCGTTCCCCCGTTGTCGTGCGTTGGGGTAGAGAAAGGCTTCTATCAACCTTATGAGCTAATCGAGTCGAGCAGGGGATCGATCTCCTTGCGCTCGGCGCGCTCCGTGCTGAGTTGGCCGGGCGAGCTGCTTTATTTCTCGGAGGAACTTGAGAGTGACCTCGTGGCTGACCAACTCATTGGCATGAAGCCGGGGAGAACAGTTGAACTAGCCACGAACCCGCGCGCGGTCGTCGTGCTCGATGCGCGGGATTCTGACGAAGGACTTGCGGGGATGCGTGGAGCCCGCGCTGGCTTGGAGGCTGTGAATAAAGCAGGGTACCAGGCCGCACTGGTGGTGGTGCGTGAGGACACAAAGGAGTTGCTCAGCGGCTTCGTGCATGCCGGCGCGACCAGCATGCGCTTGCTGTATGCAGATGAAGAAAAGGATGGCAACGGCTCAAGCATGCAGGTGTGCTACCTTACGGAGGAGGGCTTGCAGCGCTTGGTTGGTAGGCGAGGTGCCGCCAAACTACTCAAGAGGCAACATGGCAATGCGCTTACCGCAGCAATCTCCTTCAAGCGAGATAGGCACGAGGCCCGAATTCAAGCCGAGAATGTGCTCGCTTACATTGAAGGCTCGGAAATGAAGGATGAACTCATCGTCATCACTGCGCACTATGACCACATCGGCGTGGAGGATGGAATTGTCTTCAACGGCGCCGATGACGATGGGAGCGGAACGGTTGCCCTGATCGAGATCGCTCAGGCCTTCATGCTGGCTAAAGCCGCTGGGCATGGCCCGAAGCGGAGCGTCCTGGTGATGCCCGTGAGCGGTGAGGAGCGGGGACTTCTTGGGTCGCGCTATTACAGCGACCACCCGGTTTTCCCCTTGGAACAGACTGTGGCTAACCTGAACATCGACATGATTGGCCGCGTGGACAGCGCCCACGCGGCTTCAGGCCCATACGTGTACATCATTGGCAGCGACAAGCTGAGCACCGAATTGCACAGGGAGAATGAATTGGCCAATGGCGACAGGCTTGAACTGGACTACACCTTCAATGCTGCGGATGACCCGAACCGATTCTATTACCGCAGCGACCACTACAATTTCGCACGGAAAGGAATCCCATGCATCTTCTATTTCAGCGGCGTCCACGAGGATTATCATCGACCGGGCGACGACGTTGAGAAAATCAGGTTCGACTTGCTCGAATCTCGCGCAAGGCTAGTTTTCTGTACGGCTTGGAGGCTGGCGAACCGCGTGCAGCGTATCCGGGTTGATAAGCCTTAA
- a CDS encoding TlpA family protein disulfide reductase, with protein sequence MHLSCFDGSHAFLFAACLRNDSLIGRFWSGTHWQEPWIAVRNSSYRLRNPDSLTFLQDGFDRVAFRFPDLDGVERSPDDPDFSNHPLLIHIMGSWCPNCMDETLLLREMHEKYSPHGLRIMAVAFEKHSDQKRALDALRRYAKSLSVPYPILYGGSASKEEAGEKLPFLKRLISYPTCLFIARDGTIMRIRTGFYGPGTGPHYDSYRKDLDEFLRRMVEET encoded by the coding sequence ATGCACCTATCATGCTTCGATGGTTCCCATGCTTTCCTCTTCGCCGCCTGCCTAAGGAACGACTCGTTGATCGGTCGATTCTGGAGCGGAACGCATTGGCAAGAGCCTTGGATTGCGGTGCGCAACAGCTCCTATCGCTTACGCAATCCGGATTCGCTCACCTTCCTGCAAGATGGATTCGACCGTGTGGCCTTCCGATTCCCCGACCTCGACGGCGTTGAGCGTTCGCCCGACGACCCGGATTTCTCCAACCATCCGCTCTTAATTCACATCATGGGCAGCTGGTGCCCCAACTGCATGGACGAGACATTGCTCTTGCGCGAGATGCATGAGAAGTACAGCCCACATGGCCTTCGCATCATGGCGGTCGCCTTCGAGAAGCACTCAGACCAAAAAAGGGCATTGGACGCTTTGCGGCGCTACGCCAAATCGCTTAGCGTTCCTTACCCCATCCTATATGGTGGGTCGGCCTCTAAGGAAGAGGCTGGCGAGAAGCTGCCTTTTCTCAAGCGCCTGATCAGCTACCCGACCTGCCTCTTCATTGCAAGAGATGGAACCATTATGCGCATACGCACTGGTTTCTACGGCCCAGGAACCGGACCACATTACGATTCATACCGGAAGGACCTCGACGAGTTCCTTCGGCGTATGGTCGAGGAGACGTGA
- the rpiB gene encoding ribose 5-phosphate isomerase B, whose protein sequence is MRKCLSIGSDHAGFGLKGILANHIGEAGWEVHDLGTHSENSMDYPDPAHAVARAVASRESDFGILICGSGNGVSMAANRHPGVRCALAWNPEIAELGRLHNNANVLAIPARFVSAPIALAMVDAFLRTGFEGGRHQRRIEKIETI, encoded by the coding sequence ATGCGAAAGTGCCTGTCAATCGGCAGCGATCATGCTGGGTTCGGGTTGAAGGGAATCCTGGCGAACCATATTGGTGAAGCAGGTTGGGAGGTCCATGACTTGGGAACGCATTCGGAGAACAGCATGGATTATCCGGACCCGGCACATGCTGTCGCGCGGGCCGTGGCCTCCCGGGAATCAGATTTCGGAATCCTTATATGCGGAAGCGGGAATGGAGTGAGCATGGCGGCGAATCGGCATCCCGGCGTGCGATGCGCCTTGGCTTGGAATCCTGAGATTGCAGAGCTCGGGCGCTTGCACAACAACGCAAACGTGCTTGCCATACCTGCTCGTTTCGTTTCGGCACCTATCGCGTTAGCCATGGTCGATGCTTTCTTGCGGACAGGCTTCGAAGGGGGCAGGCATCAACGACGCATAGAGAAGATTGAAACGATTTGA